In the Corythoichthys intestinalis isolate RoL2023-P3 chromosome 18, ASM3026506v1, whole genome shotgun sequence genome, GAACCCTTGAACCTACCTCCAAAAATACTGAGCTCTCCCAGAACCATCATCATGatcaaaatgaaaatacagttgTATAGTTGGCTCATGCTCTATAATGTGACTTAAACCCGAGTAAGTATCTTTTAGTACTTCTTAAAAGTTAGCTAAATACTATTAAATCTACTGAAATACTCCCTAAAAGTTATCTAAATACTTCTAGACGTATTGAAATACACCTTGCATTGCCTGAAAACTACTGCTGAAATACTAACTAAATTATCTATAGACTGaggcagtatttttttttcactattgAAACACTTGTGGTACCCATTCCACACTTCGATTATTTGtttttacagtggtataaaaaagtatcggaaccttttggaatttctcacgtttctgcataaaatcaccatcaaatgtgatctgatctttgtcaaaatcacacagatgaaaatacagtgtctgctttaactaaaaccacccaaacatttatagtttttcatgttttaatgaggatagtatgcaaacaatgacggatgggggaaaaataagtaagtgaaccataccATACCGTACCataccatcatcttccgcttgcccCGAGGTCGGGTCACGgaagcagcagctttaacagggaagtccAGACTTTCCTCTCCCCAACCACTTCagtcagctcctccggcgggatcccaaggtgttcccaggccagctgagagataaaatctctccagcgtgtccttggTTGTCCCCTGGGCCTCCcgccgacttactgccggcaatgaggaccaaactctgacaccggtcgtacagggaccaaacAGCCCTAACCAagaggctcggtaccccgtactcccggagcagcccccacaggactccccgaggcacatggtcgaacgccttctccagatccacaaaacacatgtagactggttgggcgaactcccatgcatcctcgaggaccctgccgaggttgTAGAGCACGTCCAGCTTTCCacagccgggacgaaaaccacactattccttcttaaaaagggggaccaccaacccggtctgccaatccagaggcactgtccccgatgtccacgcgatgttatagaggagtgtcagccatgacagccccaaaacatccagagcctttaggaattcCAGGCAgatctcatcgacccccggggccttgccatcgaggagctttccaacacctcagtgacttcaaccccagagattgaagagcccaCCTTGGAGTCCCAACAAACATAGCTCcgaggatcattgagacacgcaaactcctccaccacgataaggtgatgactcacagAGGGGAATAAGtgtaccatcacatttaatattttgtgcccccctctttggcagcaataacttcaaccagacactttctgtagctgcagatcagtctggcacatcgatcaggactaatcttggcccattcttctctacaaaactgctgtagttcagtcagattcctgggatgtctggcatgaagcgctgtctttaggtcattccacagcatctcaatggggttcaagttgaacattgacttggccacttcagaaagtgtattttgttcttttgaaaccattctgaagttgatttacttctgtgttttggatcattgtcttgttgcagcatccatcctctttttagctttaactgtctgacaggctgcctcaggttttcctgcaaaatatcttgataaatgtttgaattcattcttccatcaatggttgcaagttgtccaggctctgaggaagcaaaacagccccaaatcatggcgctccctccaccacgcttcatggtggggatgcggtgatgttggtgagctgttccattttccctccacacatgccattgtgtgttactcccaaacaattaaactttgatttaatcagtccacaaaatattttgccaaaacttctgtggagtggccaagggcctttttgcaaacattaaacgagcaacaatggggtttttttagatagcagtggcttcctccgtggagtcgtcccatgaacaccattcttggccatagttttacatgtagttgatgtgtgcacagagatattgaactgtgccagtgattcctgtaagtctttagtagGCActctacagttttttttttacctgtctgagtattctgtgctgaacttttggcatcatctttggtggacggccactccttgggagagaagcaaaagttcaaaactctcttcatttgtagacaacttatctgactgtcgactgattaacatccagacatttagagatggttttgtatcctttcccagctttatacaaatcaacaatccttgattggaggtcttcagacagctcttttgaccgagctatgatgcacatcagacaatgcttctcaccaagaaaattcttaccaggtgtgtgttttatagtgggcagggcatctttaaaccactcattagcgattgggcacacacctgatttaaattgtttgttaaaaattggTGTCAATtaatctttaagtctccttaggcagagggttcacttacttatttttcccccctgtgtcattgtttgcatgctatcctcattaaaatatgaaaacctataaatgtttggatggttttatttaaagcagacactttcttttagtctgtgtgattttgacaaagatgagatcacatttgatggtgattttatgcagaaatgtgagaaattccaaaaagttgagATATTTTTTAATACCAGCGTACTTTACGTAGAGCTGAAAGATACATGGAAGACTTTTAAGATATTTTCTTACAATTCACGATGGATTTTTAAACTGCACCATCACTAGGGAAGTCCATATTAATGTCTAGTCTACCTTTGTATACAGTTCATGATTCTAAGCGTCTCTGATTATTTACATGAAGCTCTTTTATCTGCTGCAGAAATATGACTCTGTCACGGAACGGGACATTGGAGAAGACATCTGAGCTGCCCCACTCTGAAACGAGCTCCCCTTCGAGAGCTgctggggtggtggtccccccacCGTACTCCACGAGTGGCAGCGATGCCCCCGACCCGCCGCTGGAGTTGAGGGGCTCTCTTGACTGCTGGGCCTGCTCCGTCCTGGTCACAGCTCAGAATCTTATCATCGCAGCAATAAACGGCTTGCTAGCCGGCATCGTGTTTGGTACCATCCTCACCCCGGCGCTTGTCATGATCATATTCGGCTTCCTCTGCCACTCAACGGTCAGTCTCTTCGGCTTATACACTTTTGTTTTCCAACATTTATTGAGTCAAGATGCAGATTTTTTTAGAGGCACAACACTAAACTAAAAGGTCAGAAAAAGAGGATACATGGGTTAAGCTTGTATAGAGCACTTAgtgaactcattgactgccattgatggcactagacgttcaatccacttGGAGAGACGAATGAACGGCGAATAATTTTGTGTATATGGTACTGTAGTTATAATCAATctaacttgccctataaagcgtTAATGGCCACTCAATTTATTTGTTCGGCTTGTCACAATATGACTTTGGTGTACAATCAAGCCTAGCCAGATAGACAAAGGAAAAATATTTGTCACACGTATCCtacagcagtggtccccaaacatttttgcaccacagaccaGTGTAaagtgggcctttttttcacggactggcaatgtgtggcagaaaatgacagaaaatataaaataacacgacggggccAAAAATGAATATTACGTGGAGGGAAAATGTCCCTCACCATATGCTGAATCAATCTTTTTAACAGCagtctctcctaaaacttgacgtcAAATATCTGTGGTCGCAAGCAAGatgaggtttcttggctttagcaatacggttggCCATGAGGTATGATACGTTCATTGCATTCGCTTTTGTCGCCTTGTtttctagcttttagccacatattatgcagaatggacttggttgtaggttcCTCTTCTGGCTAAGCAGGTGGgtttttccccataaaaaaatcCGTCCAAAGTCGTAGCCgcctgcagcacacagccatcagcagctaaagttactgtttacagTGACTGGTGCTGGGCtgttataggtgtgcaaacacaccAGTAATTTcagccaaccactagatggcgaccagtgttgggaataacgtcgttataaataacgccgttacataacggcgttattttttcagtaacggggtaatctaactaattattttttccgccattacaacgccgttaccgttactcaaAAACCACCCAGATCCATACCGTTGATCAAAAGCGGTgcattacttactctgaataaattgaagaaactaccagccgtagcgagtctactctgctctgtttatttgtcatccaagacttggggtgtgttcaggttcatggcaatgaaaatactaaacacacatagcctacctttgcaagaacgatggagttgccatttgatacggtcataatttgCAGGtcttgcacccatccgcagcaaaactgttcgtagctttgtagcgatttgtaatctgagtttagtaacatacaccaaacaataaatacagcagaatgtccattttgcgtaattgtggaagcccgtcgacatttttactccatttgtcttcggcttgctcgtaagggtcaacattgttcacatccttaagtttgatcacatatctgttgttCGCCttggtaacgagtttgtctctttatctaactggcaagttaaagtttaatgtcccacgagccagacctgcttctaatatggctgcgttgttgtcaaatctcacgtgatcccccattctgtgtcgtaaacgctcgagcctaatagcgcatgtacttcagagccggtgctttcacacacaaaccgaaacagcgcgtgcggcaaacacacacacggaaaacagatgcagagggatatgatggcagagcattcagaggaaaatttatcttttacgaAGTGGAAACatgaacactatttcaagttggtcgaaattaaaggaaagaacgtgcatgtaaagtgtaatttatgtcccggggcaaaactTTTGTcatcatctgtggtaagcaattcaaatctgtttatttttgttgcacttcaagtgtaggataaatatgttgctggtgaggtgcaataaatattacaaggttctataacacaactacctgtctgttcttctctagtcaactgactcgaatactgctcagaaaatttcaaattctttgacatacaacaacttcttcataaagtaacggaaataggtactttccctggtaactagtaacTTTTacaatagagtaattcagttactaacgcagttactttaacaaatttaactaagtaactgtaactaattactttttttaaagtaacgtgcccaacactgatggCGACCTACACAAAGCTTTACTCGGTGTCTGggagacagggatattgatgcTTCAATGCCACAGTCACAGACCTGATTGCGGTCGCtaacaaatgatttattatttctctgcagcccggtagcaaatgcgccacggaccggtaccagtccgcGGCCTGGTGGTTGGGGATCATTGTTCTACAGTAAATTTCTCACAGTGCACTGGTTAGCAATGATTGTAATAGAGCATCCCATCCTACTGCACTTTCAACAGTtattgacatacagtatatttttcacAGTGACTTGATACTGTTTTTTTAAGACTTCCTGGGACTTCCTGGAGATTAAATTGTAATCTTTTGCAGCTGCAATTCATAGCCTCGCTTACATTGTGTAGTGCACAGCAGACCAGATTTTAAAAAGGATTTAATACTGCCACCACTAGATACCTTTGCTAATACACACCTGCAAAATATCATCAATATGATAATATATTGCGATGATTTGTATCCCAATACGCTATCAATATGCTCTCACAATAattgatatattgttttaaaaaagatgtcactgtttaataaaccaACAGGTTTATTAAATTAGGTATTAAAttagtattattaatattagATTTGCCACTAGAATCATGTCTAtgataacttattggctgccattgaaggcatTAAACGTCAatatgactgggagggttgaatgaacgaatggcactcaaacattagcatttatagtcagtcctcccagtttaaatgaattggacatccattATTGTCAATGCTGGGTAATGAGTTAAGGAAGACACTAATTTGTTTACATGAATATAGCACTAATATAATGTCCCTGTATAATTGTTGCACTAAAATATTCTCATCGTCTGTGAGGAAGACGACAGTTTTTGACAGATTGTTCGGGAcagtgcaattaaaaaaaaaaaaaaaaaaaaaaaaaaaaatccatttatctcTTGACCCATATATGAATAATTGTTGTATTGGTATATTGTAAGAtaatcgttttatttatttataatcatttattatgagttaaaataatttgatattgattgATATGatatcttgatgttttcgtttttatacaatttgtaaaattagtttcactagtaggttgccattgttgctgatgtcgcagggcagtgacgtTACATGGTTAGACTGCGGGgcctccagagtatgactctagcgacataaacatgtcatctgttcaacctttcaaatttgaacccgagagcaaCATTAATGagtatgacagcactgtcgatatttcacaaagcgAGCGACAAAAGCAAaacgaacaggaaagacgggatgagacatgCCGAGAGTAGGTGGGCAAAAaacagtgttctgtcaaaatgtgctacaccggtgaaATGTCTACAAGAGgctaatttgacacccaaagtacttccatgcgctttcagcttgttttattTAGATGCATGCAGACAGAACGTACtagagatgccttaagaaaatacttaaacgtagtaatattaaATAAGGGCGGTTCAAATATGCTACATTActtatgtggtcaacagatcaacaatgtgCTTTAAAGCGACcttaagaaaacacaatgcttaaaagtacagGAGGGAAAAACATGCAAAACGTATTTAGAGGCAATGaataggtaataaaagactcagtaaaaacacaaatagtaagtactcgccgcttttaactgatgagcgcatgtgttggacgtctcgccgcgtagaaggaattgcagcaaCCCGGtaatattcgtcgagtgacagtgacaatctgcaTCATtatcccgagcgtccattgcgtgcttaaaccatggagtcctccgtatgtcaaaaaatgtactaaatattatagatttttaaatcagtggcaatattttatgtgtttctaataacatatcttAGTAAAAGAAAGCAATTGTGgctcataagcggagtttaagggggggccaggccccccggtggccgaaaagtggtaTTGCCTGTAGatgacatatatacatacatatatataaaagttgtaaagccaggaaacaaacaactaaaatgaatgaaatgaacaaaaaaatatattcataatgggtctaaattatttttcaaacagatcatgtgactaacacCTTAGGCGGCCatatgctttgcatattattttcaaaaattgtttttatttttcataaatgagtttttttctttgattgaaaatattttttatgattAAAGGGGGATACTTTTTGGGGGACAGAATAATTTAAACACAAAtgccctacccataatatggcccaaacacaaaaaggatagctaaaatcaaagaaaatttttttcagtgtgttcaaatgcaaatttttgagtcccaaatattttttcgcattcaaaaactttttttctatgattaaaatttttcttttttttgaatgaagtgatttttcttttgaaaatatatttttttgcatgaagcaatttattttttgattgattaataatgacaaaaaatgtcctagccaaaatatggcccaagcataaaataacattacttcaatcaaaaaagttgcttcaataaaaaaaaaaatgactacaaaaaaaaagctttcaaacacttttttttttgactgaagtgactttctttttaattgaaaatatatattttgattgaagcaactttttttgattaaagcaacttttttctttttgatcaaattataaagacacaaatctacctccatatggctctgcccaggggatacaatttttgattgaggtaactacattggcacaacaccggcgggcgtaccatatccaATATGatgatattatatatatatatgatcaaTGATGATCttggtaaaaagtatagctgtcctgccagcagcctgatttagaattcccctcaagaatgatgggaaacaaacaaacaaacaaaaaaaacgctcattttcaatttatcattataaatactcttgtaagttcattttattgctgacagtgcgtttcggggtcatcaacattttgtgcccccgctgccccaaaagtcaaactccgcctatgttgtggcttattagagcctacaagtcttgaaGTGTTAGGTTCCCTTTAATGTACTGCAATATCGCAAACGAGTTACTGCAACAACTACAATAAAGAGACATTCAGTAGTTATTATCAGCTATTAACACATTACTGGTAATTGATTCTATGTTTCTGACTGTCAATGTGAACAGGGTATGCACCTACAGTCCATTATATAGATTTGTGATTCCCAACGGTACAATAGCACTTTAGTGCATCATAAGGGGTCAATTAAATCCCACCAATTTcacttaatttgtttttttttccccactgtgaagtatgcctTTTTGTACTCATATCTGTGTCGGCGAATAGAAAAGTCAGTGcttttccactagagggcagaagttatatttaatattcatatcaaaataataaacataacACTAAATTTGATGTTTTGGTTTGGTGGTGCCCTTTCAGTTTCCTTTTGTAAAAGATGTGCCTTTTCTCAGTAAAAGTTGGAAGAGACGTGTTTTTCCCCCTACTTTTGAAATTCAAAGCTTTGCTTCTGCATTTCATTGCTCAGGTGCAGCCACATGGTACCTCAGTGTACTGTTCAGACGTACTGGATGATGCTGGCTGCGTAGCATTGCTGGTTGTCGGATTTCTGCTGCTCACGCCGCTGCTGGTCCTGGCTCTAGCAGCCTTCTGTCGCCTGGCTCGCCACCTCCAACTGGGCTTGTGCTTCATTCCCTACAGCAGAGCCGTGTATAAAAACCTGCCCCCCGCCCGCAGCAGGGAAGTAGGATTGGGCGGCTGTTGTAGCATGCCCGAGGCCTCAGACAGGGAGGGAAAGGGCAGCGTTTGGGTGTAATGAGACGAGCCCTCTGACATTAGGATagaggatttttattttcacgCATCCCCGTTTGATGAAGTGGGTTATGTTCATTTAAAacctttgttgaaaaaaaaaatcaatctgctAGCCTTTCAGTGCAAATGGATGTTTAACCTATAGTTTTGTACACTATTCATGTATTTTCTaagatatttttttccaataaaacCACACTAAGAAGTCAAGACTTTCTCTTAACACGTATTCATGCAAATTCATATaatcttctttttttcccaacgTATAACAGTTTGTTTTATTCTATTGTTATTTTCTGaattcttattttatttataactgttttttttttttttttttctttttgtattttttaaattcagtccagttaattcatttattataagtaaaataaatgaatgaattgagTATGTGTGCCCATTTTGCAAGTATTTTGCCCATTGCAAACTACATTAATACTACAATTTGATATCAaatgggggccacaaaatactgTCCCATGGGCTGCAATTGGCCCCTCAGCTACAAGTTAGTGACCCCTGCCCTTtatgaatgtaataaaaaacaataatgatgGGGTAAAGAACAATAATTCATGCatgaaatggttaaaaaaatgctccTGACAGTTACTGAAGAGATATAAAAATCCTTTATTCATATATAAATTACAAACAATGTTTAAggatttgtttttctttggtGGAGTTACACAATTGCCATTCTGTTTTACATCTCATCTGGACCTGTACTTTATTTTAGACAAGAATTTATTGAGTTTTCATGTCCCCGACAGATTTGTTGAGTTAACAAGGCTGGTTGTTAATGTTTGTCAATAATTTGTGATGTGGAGCTTTATATGGAGCTGTGAATGCACCGGGTTGCAGGCTTCCACGTCCATCCTCATCCACTTGACCCATGATGATGTAGTTAGCACCTGTGGGAAACAAATAGAAGGATCAGATGAtttaaacagtgtgatgggatgCAAAATATGTTCAGTATATGTGTGGGTGTACCTCTGCGAAGCAATGGGCACTTCCTGCATTGTGACACCAATCTAACCGACATGGTCTCTCCAACTTGCGCGATTGTTAGTTGACCTGCTTTGTAGGTCCTAATGAGGGATACCCCAATGAGAAGGGTGCCCCGGGGTCCAGGGGCCAAGGAGGTCACCTTTCCAGTTAtcactaaaaaacacataaaaaattgaaagaaTGCAACGTTTGATTAGTTGGATTGATTAGTATGAGCTCCACCAAGCATGATAGCGCAGTCTCTTGTATTTTCTGTTGAAAGTCCATTTTAGTATTTCCGTCACTATCTTTCATTTCACTGTGACATACTAGTaagggtaggagtgggaacctcttggtatctcacgatacgatacgatttgcgatacaaagctcgcgataacgatgatctgacaatatggcaatacgacgattatcgatacattggtcggaaaatcattctaggatattctacaaacaactaatacaatgggaaaaataagtatttagtcaaccaccaattgtgcaggttctcccacttgaaaagattagagaggcctgtaattgtcaacactggtcaacctcaaccatgagagaaagaatgtggaaaaaacaaacagaaaatcacattgtttgatttttggagaatttatttccaaattagagtggaaaataagcatttggtcacctacaaacaagcaagatttctggctgtcaaagaggtctaacttcttctaacgaggtctaacgaggcttcactcgttacctgtattaatggcacctgttttaactcattaccggtataaaagacacctgtccacaactcagtcagtcaaactGTGCAACATATCCATGTCAGTAAGTATAATTTTCAAATGCCATATATCTTTAATGCTTCGTTAATAGATGTAGTgtatgtaattatgatgattaaAAAAGGTTCGTATAAAGaatcttttaaaaacttttggtacCACAGAGTAGCTTTTCCAATTTCGTTGTTTGCTAGgcttgcaatgacaataaaggaattgaattgaattgaattgaaaatgtatttttctgaGGTTGCCTCACCACTCCATTATTTTAAGAAAGAGCTAGTTCAATAAATATCAAAATTTTAAGTGATTGCTTTTATTTGTATATATGGTTAATTCATGTGTGATTTTACGTATTTTACAtacacagtgttgttaatctactttaaaatttaattacagttacaaattacttctcccaaaaagtaattgagttagtaactcagttacctgaatgtaaaagtaattagttacttggcaaagtaaatggtgttacttttcatgtttttttccccccaatcaaacaaacaaacaaacaaaagaaaacccataggtcacactatgtgaagttcaggtttttgggacaatttgcctagcccaattctttaaccTAAACTTACACAGGGGAGttgtggatattgcgataactagatagtaacctttgctatgtttggaagtcatttaatgttgttaatcaaccgttgaagttgttaaaattgctactgttattgcattagttctcttctgtttactttcgacattttaaaattatttcatcatttaaagatatattcaagtaatgattttgccaatttaggagtattttagatataaaGTTACTTATGTTTGCTAGaaaggatctctacaacagctttcctgagaagtctactgctacaagatggcagctgtttattaacgccggtgaatgtatcatttcgcatctacttcTTTATACatttgctaacgccgccgagtctgtaatTTTACATCCAGCTCTATATACAAGTGATATCTAACATAGCATCAAGTGGGTTTAGTTTGTAGGTTGtttgctacagtcaggtattattggagccacctagcctagcatcgtgtttgcaccggcgtc is a window encoding:
- the tmem88a gene encoding transmembrane protein 88a — encoded protein: MTLSRNGTLEKTSELPHSETSSPSRAAGVVVPPPYSTSGSDAPDPPLELRGSLDCWACSVLVTAQNLIIAAINGLLAGIVFGTILTPALVMIIFGFLCHSTVQPHGTSVYCSDVLDDAGCVALLVVGFLLLTPLLVLALAAFCRLARHLQLGLCFIPYSRAVYKNLPPARSREVGLGGCCSMPEASDREGKGSVWV